A portion of the Aphanothece sacrum FPU1 genome contains these proteins:
- a CDS encoding pantothenate kinase has product MNNSPTSKSPDWLALMIGNSRLHWAYFQEDKLQTTWDTNHLSNPLITSRLPSDFLLTTIPNNLPLYIASVVPSQTKLWQNYPNTKIITLEQIPLKNIYPTMGIDRALAILGAGEIYGFPCLVIDAGTALTLTGVDSDRSLIGGAILPGLKLQFQSLATKAAALPNVNLPDSLPLRWSINTPDAITSGILYTILGGIKTFIDDWLKKYPSSQIILTGGDSQLLLSYFKQEYFKTSEKLKQNKNLIFWGILFSLLS; this is encoded by the coding sequence GTGAATAATTCACCTACCTCAAAATCACCTGATTGGTTAGCATTAATGATTGGTAATTCTCGCTTACATTGGGCATATTTTCAAGAAGATAAATTACAAACAACTTGGGATACGAACCATTTATCTAATCCTTTAATAACTTCAAGATTACCCTCAGACTTTTTGCTTACTACAATTCCTAATAATTTACCTTTATATATTGCCTCTGTGGTTCCTTCTCAAACTAAATTATGGCAAAATTATCCTAATACTAAAATTATTACTTTAGAGCAAATTCCTCTAAAAAATATCTATCCTACAATGGGAATTGATCGCGCTTTAGCAATATTAGGTGCAGGAGAAATATATGGTTTCCCTTGTTTGGTTATAGATGCAGGAACTGCATTAACATTAACAGGAGTTGATAGCGATCGCAGTTTAATTGGAGGGGCAATTTTGCCAGGACTAAAATTACAATTTCAATCATTAGCAACAAAAGCTGCAGCGTTACCTAATGTTAATTTACCTGATAGTTTACCCCTTCGTTGGTCAATTAATACTCCTGATGCTATTACCAGTGGAATTTTGTATACTATATTAGGAGGAATTAAAACTTTTATTGATGATTGGTTGAAAAAATATCCTAGCAGTCAAATTATTTTAACGGGAGGAGATTCTCAGTTATTATTAAGTTATTTTAAACAAGAATATTTTAAGACATCGGAAAAACTTAAACAAAATAAAAACCTAATTTTTTGGGGCATATTGTTCAGCTTATTATCCTAA
- a CDS encoding DUF4258 domain-containing protein — MEIRFYIDSETDLPHIYKHNINEREVEDILRCPGEDRQGREGSRVAIGQTQAGRYLKVIYVPDNQTNGIFVITAYELTGKPLTAYRKRQGSR; from the coding sequence ATGGAGATTCGTTTCTATATCGATTCTGAAACCGACTTACCCCATATTTATAAACACAATATTAATGAACGGGAAGTTGAGGATATCTTAAGATGTCCAGGAGAGGATCGTCAAGGAAGGGAAGGATCTAGAGTAGCTATTGGTCAAACGCAAGCAGGTCGATATTTAAAAGTTATTTATGTACCCGATAATCAAACAAATGGTATTTTTGTAATTACTGCATACGAATTAACAGGAAAACCTTTGACCGCATATCGAAAAAGACAGGGTAGTAGGTAA
- a CDS encoding ferredoxin:protochlorophyllide reductase (ATP-dependent) subunit N — translation MTALQEPTALQFECETGNYHTFCPISCVAWLYQKIEDSFFLVIGTKTCGYFLQNAMGVMIFAEPRYAMAELEEGDISAQLNDYEELKRLCVQIKRDRNPSVIVWIGTCTTEIIKMDLEGLAPKLEAEIGIPIVTARANGLDYAFTQGEDTVLAAMAHKCPQTAKAEGEKEERNAIHKLLNFGRKKEDIKQEESEYADHPPLVMFGSLPDPVVTNLTLELKKQGIKIAGWLPSKRYTELPVIDEGYYVSGVNPFLSRTATTLMRRRKCKLIGSPFPIGPDGTRAWIEKICSVFNIEPQGLEEREAQIWESLEEYLQLIRGKSVFFMGDNLLEVSLARFLIRCGMTCPEIGIPYMDKRYQQAELAFLEKTCQEMGVPLPKIVEKPDNYNQIQRIYQLKPDLVITGMAHANPLEARGINTKWSVEFTFAQIHGFTNARDILELATRPLRRNNNLKELGWEKLVKEQAKV, via the coding sequence CACACCTTTTGTCCCATTAGTTGCGTTGCTTGGTTATACCAAAAAATAGAAGATAGTTTCTTCTTAGTTATTGGCACAAAAACCTGTGGTTACTTCCTACAAAATGCTATGGGAGTCATGATTTTTGCTGAACCCCGTTATGCGATGGCAGAATTAGAAGAAGGAGACATTTCTGCTCAATTAAATGATTACGAAGAACTCAAAAGATTGTGTGTCCAAATTAAACGCGATCGCAACCCTAGCGTAATCGTTTGGATCGGTACTTGTACCACCGAAATCATTAAAATGGACTTAGAAGGATTAGCCCCCAAATTAGAGGCAGAAATCGGTATTCCTATTGTAACAGCAAGAGCTAACGGTTTAGATTATGCCTTTACTCAAGGAGAAGATACCGTCTTAGCAGCAATGGCCCATAAATGTCCTCAAACTGCCAAAGCAGAAGGAGAAAAAGAAGAAAGAAACGCCATTCATAAACTATTAAACTTTGGACGGAAGAAAGAAGATATTAAACAAGAAGAATCCGAATATGCAGATCATCCTCCCTTAGTTATGTTTGGTTCTTTACCAGACCCAGTTGTTACTAATTTAACCCTAGAATTGAAGAAACAAGGAATAAAAATAGCTGGTTGGTTGCCCTCAAAACGTTATACAGAATTACCCGTTATTGATGAGGGATATTATGTCAGTGGAGTCAACCCATTCTTATCACGAACGGCCACTACATTAATGCGTCGTCGTAAGTGTAAATTAATCGGTTCACCCTTCCCTATTGGCCCCGACGGAACCCGCGCATGGATAGAAAAAATTTGCTCTGTTTTTAATATTGAACCTCAAGGTTTAGAAGAAAGAGAAGCACAAATTTGGGAAAGTTTGGAAGAGTATCTCCAATTAATTCGCGGTAAATCTGTCTTTTTTATGGGAGATAATTTATTAGAGGTTTCTTTGGCCCGTTTCTTAATTCGTTGTGGAATGACTTGTCCTGAAATTGGCATTCCTTACATGGACAAACGTTATCAACAAGCAGAATTAGCATTCTTAGAAAAAACTTGTCAAGAAATGGGAGTTCCTCTACCAAAAATTGTGGAAAAACCCGACAATTATAATCAAATTCAACGCATTTATCAATTAAAACCTGACTTAGTTATTACAGGAATGGCCCATGCAAACCCCTTAGAAGCAAGAGGAATTAATACTAAATGGTCAGTAGAATTTACCTTTGCACAAATTCACGGGTTTACCAATGCGCGGGATATATTAGAGTTAGCAACTCGTCCTTTACGTCGTAATAATAACCTAAAAGAATTAGGTTGGGAGAAATTAGTCAAAGAACAAGCTAAAGTCTAA
- a CDS encoding Lin0512 family protein, whose translation MPRKRFIIEMGMGIDQHGQDPTVAAARAVRNAIAHNALPGVWEVAGLSHPNEMIVEVQVAVPYPESVRQDEVLAVLPFGQKSITIREGGMIVKGRAIPELNDKNDDMIIANAAVTVLIETP comes from the coding sequence ATGCCACGTAAACGATTTATTATTGAGATGGGAATGGGTATTGATCAACATGGTCAAGATCCTACTGTAGCAGCAGCCCGGGCCGTTCGCAATGCGATCGCTCATAATGCGTTACCTGGAGTCTGGGAAGTGGCAGGTTTGAGTCATCCTAATGAGATGATTGTAGAGGTACAAGTAGCCGTTCCTTACCCGGAAAGTGTCCGTCAAGATGAGGTTTTAGCGGTGTTACCTTTTGGTCAAAAAAGTATTACTATAAGAGAAGGTGGGATGATAGTTAAAGGACGCGCTATTCCTGAATTAAATGATAAGAATGATGACATGATTATTGCTAATGCTGCGGTAACTGTGTTAATAGAAACTCCCTAA